A single Pseudomonas sp. DC1.2 DNA region contains:
- a CDS encoding LTXXQ domain protein → MRKTLIALMFAAALPTAAMAMPEGAGPMDGPMDGPRHGGQMHDMHGKGPYSQLDLSREQREQIRKIMGEQMHDRKQLVEKYLDKLSPADQKAMKDEVAAKHQKAEADVRAVLKPDQQKKFDDIQKKQAERRAEWAEFKAWKAQQPQKAQ, encoded by the coding sequence ATGCGCAAGACCCTTATCGCTCTGATGTTCGCTGCCGCCCTACCGACCGCTGCCATGGCAATGCCTGAAGGTGCCGGGCCGATGGATGGCCCGATGGATGGCCCGCGCCACGGCGGTCAGATGCACGACATGCACGGCAAAGGACCTTACAGCCAGCTGGATTTGAGCCGCGAACAGCGCGAGCAAATTCGCAAAATCATGGGCGAGCAGATGCATGATCGCAAACAACTGGTCGAAAAATATCTGGATAAACTGTCCCCAGCCGACCAGAAAGCCATGAAAGACGAAGTAGCGGCCAAGCATCAGAAAGCCGAAGCTGATGTGCGTGCAGTGCTCAAGCCGGATCAACAGAAGAAATTCGACGATATCCAGAAAAAACAGGCTGAGCGTCGCGCAGAGTGGGCCGAATTCAAGGCCTGGAAAGCGCAACAACCGCAAAAAGCGCAATAA
- a CDS encoding ScpA family protein, producing MVYGQAVMEMPLDLYIPPDALEVFLEAFEGPLDLLLYLIRKQNINILDIPVAEITRQYMGYVELMQSVRLELAAEYLVMAAMLAEIKSRMLLPRAESIEAEEDDPRAELIRRLQEYERFKAAAEGIDGLTRVGRDVVVPKLDAPEARARKLVPDVSLEELLMSMAEVLRRGDMFESHQVSREALSTRERMSDVLERLKGGGFVPFVELFTAEEGRLGVVVTFMAVLELVKESLVELVQNEPFAAIHVRARAE from the coding sequence ATGGTCTACGGCCAGGCAGTCATGGAAATGCCGCTGGACCTGTACATTCCGCCGGATGCTCTTGAGGTGTTTCTTGAGGCCTTCGAAGGTCCGCTCGACCTGCTGCTGTACCTTATACGCAAACAGAACATCAATATCCTTGATATCCCTGTGGCGGAAATCACCCGTCAGTACATGGGTTATGTCGAGTTGATGCAGTCGGTGCGCCTGGAGCTGGCCGCCGAATACCTGGTCATGGCCGCCATGCTGGCCGAGATCAAGTCGCGGATGTTGCTGCCGCGAGCGGAGTCCATCGAAGCTGAAGAAGATGATCCCAGGGCTGAACTGATCCGCCGCTTGCAGGAGTACGAACGCTTCAAGGCCGCTGCCGAAGGCATTGACGGCCTGACCCGCGTGGGCCGTGATGTGGTGGTGCCCAAGCTCGATGCGCCCGAGGCCAGGGCGCGCAAGCTGGTGCCGGACGTGAGTCTGGAAGAGTTGCTGATGTCCATGGCTGAGGTGCTGCGCCGTGGCGACATGTTTGAAAGCCACCAGGTCAGCCGCGAGGCGCTGTCCACTCGTGAGCGCATGAGCGATGTGCTGGAACGGCTCAAGGGCGGCGGTTTTGTACCCTTTGTCGAGCTGTTCACGGCTGAAGAGGGGCGTTTGGGGGTGGTGGTGACCTTTATGGCGGTCCTCGAACTGGTCAAGGAATCCTTGGTCGAGCTGGTGCAAAATGAGCCGTTCGCGGCGATCCACGTGCGGGCCCGAGCAGAATAA
- a CDS encoding HAMP domain-containing sensor histidine kinase has translation MRSLFWRILASFWLAIALVAGLFILLGHMLNQDAWILSRHPGLNTLAQRWTQTYESEGEEAAQDILEQRKHQYHIDVQVLNESGDPVVRGTFPRRAAAFEARQNDDDRRLPWRRLTTEYTSEKTGNTYLLIYRIPHPELDAWRRKSLVWPLSALGIALVVLTLFSLLVTLSITRPLSRLRGAVHDLGQTTYQQNSLVKLANRRDEFGVLANDFNRMGSRLQSLISSQRQLLRDVSHELRSPLARLRIALALAERSTPEEREKYWPRLTRECDRLEALISEILVLARVDADNASAEDVDLNALLVTLQKDAQLGSPEQNVQVEAEPLLHLKGWPTMIERALDNLLRNAQRFNPPEHPIEMRVSRQGERIVISVRDHGPGVQAEHLSQLGEPFYRAPGQSAAGHGLGLAIARRAAERHGGSLILANHPEGGFIASLELPLEPGAVVQL, from the coding sequence GTGCGCTCATTGTTCTGGCGAATTCTGGCCAGCTTCTGGCTAGCCATCGCTCTGGTTGCAGGGCTTTTCATTCTGCTTGGGCACATGCTCAACCAAGACGCATGGATTCTCAGTCGCCATCCGGGCCTCAACACACTGGCGCAACGGTGGACGCAAACCTACGAATCAGAGGGCGAGGAAGCCGCCCAGGACATATTGGAACAGCGTAAGCACCAGTACCACATCGATGTTCAGGTGCTCAACGAGAGCGGCGACCCAGTGGTGCGTGGCACTTTTCCACGCCGGGCGGCGGCCTTCGAGGCGCGGCAAAATGACGATGATCGCCGCTTGCCCTGGCGCCGCCTGACCACTGAATACACCAGCGAAAAGACCGGCAATACCTACTTGCTGATCTATCGCATCCCCCACCCGGAACTGGATGCATGGCGCCGCAAAAGCTTGGTCTGGCCATTGAGCGCGCTGGGGATTGCGCTGGTGGTACTGACCCTTTTCAGCCTGTTGGTGACCCTGTCCATCACTCGCCCTCTCAGCCGTTTACGCGGCGCAGTGCATGATCTTGGACAAACAACTTATCAGCAAAACAGCCTGGTAAAGCTGGCCAACCGGCGCGACGAATTCGGCGTACTGGCGAACGATTTCAACCGAATGGGTTCTCGCTTACAAAGCCTGATCAGCAGTCAGCGGCAGTTGCTGCGAGATGTTTCGCATGAGTTGCGCTCACCGCTTGCCAGACTGCGCATTGCACTGGCGCTGGCCGAGCGGAGTACGCCTGAGGAACGGGAAAAATATTGGCCGCGACTGACCCGCGAATGTGATCGTCTGGAGGCCTTGATCAGCGAAATTCTGGTATTGGCGCGAGTCGATGCCGACAACGCCAGTGCTGAAGACGTGGACCTCAACGCCTTGCTGGTGACGTTGCAAAAGGATGCCCAATTGGGCTCGCCGGAACAGAACGTACAAGTGGAGGCGGAGCCGTTACTCCACCTCAAAGGCTGGCCGACCATGATCGAACGTGCCCTGGATAATCTGTTGCGCAACGCGCAGCGCTTTAATCCGCCGGAGCATCCCATTGAAATGCGCGTCTCACGTCAAGGCGAAAGAATTGTCATCAGCGTTCGCGACCATGGCCCTGGCGTGCAGGCCGAACATTTGAGTCAATTAGGCGAGCCGTTCTACCGCGCGCCGGGCCAGTCCGCCGCCGGCCATGGCCTCGGTCTGGCCATCGCACGGCGCGCAGCCGAGCGTCATGGCGGTAGCTTGATACTGGCCAATCATCCGGAAGGAGGGTTTATTGCCAGCCTGGAGTTGCCATTGGAACCGGGGGCAGTGGTTCAGTTGTGA
- a CDS encoding L-threonylcarbamoyladenylate synthase translates to MSQFFQIHPENPQARLIKQAVEIIRNGGVVIYPTDSSYAIGCQIGDKNAVERVRRLRALDDKHNFALICSDLSQLGVFAKIDTGTFRILKAHLPGPYTFILNATREVPRLLLHAKKRTIGLRVPSHPIALALLAELGEPLMSVSLIMPGDTDPLTDPYEMRQLLEHQVDLIIDGGHGGIKASTVISLADGEPQVIRVGCGDPAPFMAEA, encoded by the coding sequence GTGAGTCAATTTTTCCAGATTCATCCGGAAAACCCGCAAGCGCGCCTGATCAAACAGGCGGTCGAGATCATCCGCAACGGCGGGGTAGTTATTTACCCCACCGATTCGTCGTATGCCATTGGTTGTCAGATTGGCGACAAGAATGCTGTGGAGCGTGTGCGTCGGCTGCGTGCGCTGGATGACAAGCACAACTTCGCGCTGATTTGCAGCGATCTGTCGCAGCTCGGCGTGTTCGCCAAGATCGACACCGGCACCTTTCGTATTCTCAAGGCTCATCTGCCGGGGCCGTATACCTTTATTCTCAACGCCACCCGCGAAGTTCCGCGGCTGTTGCTGCACGCTAAAAAACGCACCATTGGTCTGCGGGTGCCAAGCCATCCAATAGCCCTGGCGCTACTGGCGGAGCTGGGCGAGCCACTTATGAGCGTGAGCCTGATCATGCCTGGCGACACTGATCCCCTGACGGACCCTTACGAAATGCGTCAGTTACTTGAACATCAGGTGGACTTGATCATCGATGGTGGTCACGGCGGGATCAAGGCCTCCACGGTGATCAGCCTCGCCGATGGCGAGCCGCAAGTGATCCGCGTCGGATGTGGCGACCCTGCACCGTTCATGGCCGAGGCCTAG
- a CDS encoding septation protein A: MKQFIDFIPLLLFFIVYKIDPRVVDIAGHELNVGGIYSATAMLIISSLVVYGALFITHRKLEKSQWLTLIACLVFGSLTLAFHSETFLKWKAPVVNWLFALAFIGSHFIGDRLLIKRIMGHALTLPDSVWTRLNIAWIIFFLFCGAANLFVAFTFQNYWVDFKVFGSLGMTLLFLVGQGIYLSRHLHDADTTTPKTED; encoded by the coding sequence GTGAAACAATTCATCGATTTCATCCCGCTTCTGCTGTTTTTCATCGTCTATAAGATCGATCCTCGGGTCGTCGACATCGCCGGTCATGAACTGAATGTCGGCGGTATTTACAGCGCCACCGCCATGCTGATTATCAGCTCACTGGTTGTTTACGGCGCCTTGTTCATCACCCACCGCAAGCTGGAAAAGAGCCAGTGGCTGACCCTTATCGCCTGCCTGGTCTTCGGCAGCCTGACCTTGGCCTTCCACAGCGAAACCTTCCTGAAATGGAAAGCACCGGTGGTCAACTGGCTGTTCGCCCTCGCGTTCATCGGCAGCCATTTTATCGGTGACCGCTTGCTGATCAAACGCATCATGGGTCACGCACTAACCCTGCCGGACTCGGTCTGGACACGCTTGAACATCGCCTGGATTATCTTTTTCCTGTTTTGCGGCGCTGCCAACCTGTTCGTTGCGTTCACGTTCCAGAATTACTGGGTCGACTTCAAGGTCTTCGGCAGCCTGGGCATGACGCTACTATTCCTGGTTGGCCAAGGCATTTACCTGTCCCGTCACTTGCACGACGCTGATACCACAACCCCAAAAACCGAGGACTGA
- a CDS encoding leucyl aminopeptidase — MDKHRAISHFLYYLEHHPALVGINQAKVLLGHTADYEALTGAIAEQAGDSQRFSFSTMRLDLEPTALLAQAIVDNDLYIFFYDSSTLPNPRPDGPDFVRALQGVMAEHWKKSLLFKDYGDYFYDTFSVTPQRIAGLNSHLIQRMSKATTLSFKDDHGSWFETPLSSIKKWTDINGVGNFDLAPGEIATHSEAINGRVKFIGTFLSTIPFARKYGVLASPLELWIENSTVCKIATDVPGLEHDFNNYLNANPSNRRIEELGIGTNEGVKSLYARNAGFEERHCGLHLGLGGGAKGSHHLDLIFSSGVLALDDEPVFDGRFVF, encoded by the coding sequence ATGGATAAGCATCGCGCCATTTCGCATTTCCTCTACTACCTCGAACACCACCCTGCCCTTGTCGGCATCAACCAGGCCAAGGTTTTGCTCGGCCACACCGCTGATTACGAGGCATTGACCGGCGCCATCGCCGAACAGGCCGGCGACAGCCAACGGTTTAGCTTCAGCACAATGCGCCTCGACCTCGAGCCTACGGCCCTACTGGCTCAGGCAATCGTCGATAACGATCTGTACATCTTCTTTTACGACTCCTCCACCCTGCCCAACCCACGCCCAGACGGCCCGGACTTTGTACGCGCGCTGCAAGGCGTGATGGCAGAACACTGGAAAAAATCACTGCTGTTCAAGGATTACGGCGATTACTTCTACGACACGTTCAGTGTCACCCCACAACGAATCGCCGGGTTGAACAGTCACTTGATCCAGCGCATGTCCAAGGCCACTACGTTAAGTTTCAAAGATGACCATGGTTCGTGGTTCGAAACACCGTTGAGCAGTATCAAGAAGTGGACCGACATCAATGGTGTCGGCAACTTTGACTTAGCACCTGGTGAGATTGCGACCCATAGCGAAGCGATTAACGGTCGGGTGAAATTCATCGGGACGTTTCTCAGCACCATTCCCTTTGCCCGTAAATACGGGGTATTGGCGTCGCCGCTGGAGTTGTGGATCGAGAACTCGACCGTCTGCAAAATCGCCACCGACGTGCCGGGACTGGAGCATGACTTCAACAACTACTTGAATGCCAATCCGTCCAATCGACGCATCGAAGAGTTGGGCATCGGCACCAATGAGGGCGTGAAGAGCCTGTACGCACGCAACGCTGGGTTTGAGGAGCGCCATTGCGGATTGCACTTGGGGCTGGGCGGCGGCGCCAAGGGCAGCCATCATCTGGACCTGATCTTTTCCAGCGGCGTCCTCGCTCTGGATGATGAGCCCGTGTTTGATGGCCGGTTTGTGTTCTAG
- a CDS encoding NAD(P)H nitroreductase, producing MQALDALLNRVSVPRLLDPAPTAEQREVLFAAALRAPDHGHLQPWRFLTVEGAAREQMGELLAQAAKLQDSHASEAVLDKARNGPLRAPLVVVVIARLQEHFKVPKSEQLLAAGCAAHGILLAAYAQGIGAVWRTGELAYSAHVAKGLGLAEGEEVIAFLYLGTPQKEPRVADKVELSEFVSAWTPTA from the coding sequence ATGCAGGCTCTCGACGCTTTGCTCAACCGTGTTTCCGTTCCACGACTGTTAGACCCTGCGCCTACCGCAGAACAACGTGAAGTGCTGTTTGCCGCCGCCCTGCGTGCGCCGGATCACGGTCACTTGCAGCCGTGGCGCTTCCTGACTGTCGAAGGCGCGGCGCGGGAGCAGATGGGCGAGTTGCTGGCGCAAGCGGCGAAGTTGCAGGACAGTCATGCGTCCGAGGCTGTGCTGGACAAGGCCCGCAATGGTCCGTTGCGGGCGCCACTGGTGGTCGTGGTGATCGCTCGTTTGCAGGAGCACTTCAAGGTGCCGAAGTCCGAGCAATTACTGGCGGCCGGCTGTGCGGCTCACGGGATTTTGCTGGCAGCCTACGCTCAGGGCATTGGTGCGGTGTGGCGAACCGGTGAACTGGCCTATTCGGCACATGTGGCCAAAGGACTGGGACTGGCTGAAGGCGAGGAGGTGATTGCGTTCCTTTACCTCGGTACGCCGCAGAAAGAGCCGCGAGTCGCGGATAAAGTCGAGCTGAGCGAGTTTGTCAGCGCGTGGACGCCTACGGCCTAG
- a CDS encoding YciI family protein, with translation MLYAIVATDVANSLEARLAARPAHLERLQQLKGEGRVVLAGPHPAVDSNDPGAAGFTGSLIVAQFDSLSAAQAWADADPYVSAGVYANVSVKPFKQVLP, from the coding sequence ATGCTCTACGCCATCGTTGCCACAGACGTCGCCAACTCCCTGGAAGCTCGCCTCGCCGCAAGGCCTGCACACCTTGAGCGCCTGCAACAGCTCAAGGGCGAGGGTCGCGTTGTACTGGCCGGACCGCACCCGGCGGTCGACAGCAATGATCCAGGAGCCGCGGGTTTCACCGGCAGCCTGATCGTTGCCCAATTCGATTCATTGAGTGCTGCACAAGCCTGGGCAGACGCCGACCCCTACGTCAGTGCTGGCGTCTACGCCAACGTTTCGGTTAAGCCGTTCAAGCAAGTACTGCCGTAA
- the rluB gene encoding 23S rRNA pseudouridine(2605) synthase RluB, whose protein sequence is MSVNDQKDDQEIGPAGEKLQKVLARIGVGSRRDVEAWISHGRIKVNGKDATLGLRVDLHDAITIDGKVIKREEAAESVRRVIMYNKPDGEICTRDDPEGRPTVFDKMPRPKEGRWINIGRLDINTTGLLMFTTDGELANRLMHPSYEMDREYAVRVRGEVDDEMIERLKAGVVLEDGPAKFTDIKQAPGGEGFNHWYHCVVMEGRNREVRRLWESQGLVVSRLKRVRFGPVFLNSDLPMGRWREMSQYEVDILSAEVGLTPVAMPQMNAKSKDKLERMQRKSSRPVGKTERVRTLRPAAGAPAAGPRPAREPQIEGERPARKPAAPRADGERGPRTPRPANGRTERGEGRGAPSGGRSDRGAPAGRGTPVADRPSDSKRPSKPAPKKRPGIVLVDRDAPSGKRRGAPAGSGQRPGFGRRKPE, encoded by the coding sequence ATGAGTGTTAACGACCAGAAAGACGACCAGGAAATCGGCCCAGCAGGCGAAAAACTGCAGAAAGTCCTCGCCCGTATTGGCGTGGGCTCGCGCCGCGACGTAGAAGCCTGGATCAGCCACGGCCGCATCAAGGTCAACGGCAAAGACGCCACCCTTGGGCTGCGTGTCGACCTGCATGACGCCATCACCATCGATGGCAAGGTGATCAAGCGCGAAGAAGCCGCCGAGTCGGTACGCCGCGTGATCATGTACAACAAGCCAGACGGTGAAATCTGCACCCGTGATGACCCTGAGGGCCGTCCGACCGTGTTCGACAAGATGCCGCGTCCTAAAGAAGGTCGCTGGATTAACATCGGTCGTCTGGACATCAACACCACCGGTCTGCTGATGTTCACCACCGACGGTGAGCTGGCTAACCGCCTGATGCACCCTTCCTACGAAATGGACCGTGAATACGCGGTCCGTGTGCGTGGTGAGGTGGACGACGAGATGATCGAGCGTCTAAAGGCAGGCGTCGTCCTTGAAGACGGGCCGGCCAAGTTCACCGACATTAAACAGGCACCCGGTGGTGAAGGTTTCAACCACTGGTATCACTGCGTAGTGATGGAAGGTCGCAACCGCGAAGTTCGTCGTCTGTGGGAATCCCAAGGGCTGGTGGTCAGCCGTTTGAAGCGCGTGCGTTTCGGCCCGGTATTCCTTAACTCCGATCTGCCGATGGGTCGCTGGCGCGAAATGAGCCAGTACGAAGTCGATATTCTGAGCGCTGAAGTCGGCCTGACTCCGGTGGCTATGCCGCAGATGAATGCCAAGAGCAAAGACAAGCTTGAGCGTATGCAGCGCAAATCGTCGCGCCCGGTGGGCAAGACCGAGCGCGTGCGTACCTTGCGTCCAGCCGCGGGTGCCCCCGCTGCCGGTCCACGTCCAGCACGTGAGCCGCAGATCGAAGGCGAGCGTCCGGCGCGCAAGCCAGCAGCCCCGCGTGCTGATGGCGAGCGCGGTCCACGCACGCCGCGTCCGGCCAATGGCCGCACTGAACGTGGCGAAGGCCGTGGTGCGCCATCCGGTGGTCGTAGCGATCGCGGTGCTCCAGCGGGTCGCGGTACGCCAGTGGCCGATCGTCCGTCCGATTCCAAGCGTCCGTCAAAGCCTGCGCCGAAGAAACGTCCGGGTATCGTCCTGGTCGACCGTGATGCGCCATCGGGCAAACGCCGCGGTGCGCCGGCCGGTTCCGGCCAGCGTCCGGGCTTTGGTCGCCGCAAGCCTGAGTAA
- a CDS encoding translation initiation factor 2, whose protein sequence is MRKGPLCLMLVTLSIGVYARAEVSAEGAGSTSPSLSTGSPLAELQQRLKASEQQREILSKQLQNPDGERESAQLTRLRQENQRLKLQLKEALASPLPRLLTDQQQWFVTGAGVALLALLCGIFASGASRKRRQWLN, encoded by the coding sequence ATGCGCAAGGGTCCGTTGTGTCTGATGTTGGTGACGTTGTCGATCGGGGTCTACGCCCGCGCTGAAGTAAGCGCCGAAGGTGCTGGTTCAACCTCACCGTCCTTGAGCACCGGCAGCCCGCTCGCCGAGTTGCAACAACGCTTGAAGGCCAGTGAACAACAACGAGAAATACTGAGTAAACAATTGCAAAATCCTGATGGTGAACGCGAAAGCGCTCAACTGACCCGGTTGCGCCAAGAGAACCAGCGCCTGAAGCTGCAACTCAAGGAGGCCTTGGCCAGCCCGCTGCCGCGCCTGCTGACAGACCAACAGCAATGGTTCGTCACTGGGGCCGGAGTAGCGCTATTGGCTCTGCTCTGCGGTATCTTCGCCAGTGGTGCAAGTCGAAAACGTCGACAATGGCTAAATTGA
- a CDS encoding PHP domain-containing protein, with amino-acid sequence MNVDLHCHSTASDGALAPAVLVARAFEKGVRVLALTDHDTLEGLDEARSAAAALGMQLVNGVELSCTWGGATIHVLGYGFDVNAVPLVEAIARLHDGRWLRSEEISRKLALKGMPGAMEGAREMQQALGDSGNAPARPHFADWMVREGFVKDRAEAFRKWLGAGKLGDVKQHWPTLEDTVATLRAANAWVSLAHPWHYDFTRSKRRRLIGDYIQAGGHAIEVVNGHQPAEQVGSLAILAREFGLLVSAGSDFHGPGGWSEIGEYRPLPEDLPPLWCRFKHDPVIAAV; translated from the coding sequence GTGAATGTTGATTTGCACTGCCATAGCACGGCCTCCGATGGCGCCCTGGCGCCTGCGGTACTGGTTGCGCGTGCGTTCGAGAAAGGCGTGCGAGTCCTGGCCTTGACCGATCACGATACCCTTGAAGGGCTCGACGAGGCCCGCAGCGCTGCGGCCGCGCTGGGGATGCAACTGGTCAACGGGGTTGAGTTGTCCTGCACTTGGGGCGGCGCGACCATTCATGTGTTGGGCTACGGTTTCGATGTCAATGCCGTGCCGTTGGTCGAGGCAATCGCCCGGCTGCACGATGGCCGTTGGCTAAGATCTGAAGAAATAAGCCGTAAGTTGGCGTTGAAAGGTATGCCTGGCGCGATGGAGGGGGCCAGGGAGATGCAGCAGGCGTTGGGCGACAGCGGTAACGCGCCGGCCCGTCCGCATTTCGCCGACTGGATGGTGCGCGAGGGTTTCGTCAAGGATCGAGCTGAGGCATTTCGCAAATGGTTGGGCGCCGGCAAACTGGGGGACGTCAAGCAACACTGGCCAACCCTGGAAGATACCGTTGCCACCTTGCGCGCCGCTAATGCCTGGGTCAGCCTGGCGCATCCGTGGCATTACGATTTCACCCGCAGCAAGCGTCGTCGCTTGATTGGCGACTATATTCAAGCGGGCGGCCACGCTATTGAAGTGGTCAATGGTCATCAGCCTGCGGAACAGGTAGGCAGTTTGGCCATTTTGGCTCGTGAGTTTGGTCTGCTGGTCAGCGCCGGCAGTGATTTTCATGGTCCTGGAGGCTGGTCCGAGATTGGCGAATACCGCCCGCTTCCTGAGGATCTGCCACCCCTGTGGTGTCGATTCAAACATGACCCAGTTATTGCCGCCGTCTGA
- a CDS encoding DUF1289 domain-containing protein yields the protein MSSTKDPCISVCKFTEDICIGCGRSKREIKAWKKLDKAEKRTVLAEASLRLIRLGGAVRRKSK from the coding sequence ATGAGTTCAACCAAAGACCCCTGCATCAGCGTCTGTAAATTTACCGAGGATATTTGCATCGGCTGCGGACGCAGCAAGCGTGAGATCAAGGCCTGGAAGAAACTCGACAAGGCTGAAAAGCGCACAGTGCTGGCCGAAGCATCGCTGCGGTTGATCCGTCTCGGCGGCGCCGTTCGGCGCAAATCCAAATAA
- the scpB gene encoding SMC-Scp complex subunit ScpB: protein MNLTEPRELAPLLEAFLLASGKPQSLERLFELFEEGERPEPPVFKKALTILAKSCDGRAFELKEVASGYRLQIREKFSPWVGRLWEERPQRYSRAMLETIALIAYRQPITRGEIEDVRGVAVNSHIVKTLLEREWIRIVGYRDVPGKPAMFATTKAFLDHFNLKNLDDLPPLAELREMEPDPVLDFDDAPVPASLQELADASAEPEEPKEETSFHTLLLELDTMEEGIKTDFDDLLRDGAVTEADEGVEQPEVEPEIEVELQVEPGAEREDEPEQKQEDDVLGVAEAREKLLAAVAALEQPKPELSDEEAEALAIAEAIEAERREFED from the coding sequence ATGAACCTGACTGAACCCCGCGAGCTGGCGCCATTGCTTGAAGCCTTTCTGTTGGCCTCGGGAAAACCGCAATCCCTGGAACGCCTGTTCGAACTCTTCGAAGAAGGCGAACGGCCGGAGCCGCCGGTTTTCAAAAAAGCACTGACGATTCTCGCCAAATCCTGTGATGGCCGAGCCTTTGAACTAAAGGAAGTTGCCTCCGGGTATCGTCTGCAAATTCGCGAAAAGTTTTCGCCGTGGGTTGGGCGTTTGTGGGAAGAGCGCCCGCAACGTTACTCACGCGCCATGCTCGAAACCATTGCGCTGATTGCCTATCGTCAGCCGATCACCCGTGGCGAGATCGAAGATGTGCGGGGTGTGGCGGTCAATAGCCACATCGTCAAAACCTTGCTGGAGCGGGAATGGATCCGCATCGTCGGTTACCGTGATGTGCCCGGCAAACCGGCAATGTTCGCCACCACCAAAGCGTTTCTCGATCACTTCAACCTGAAAAACCTGGACGACCTGCCGCCACTCGCCGAGCTGCGGGAGATGGAACCTGACCCTGTGCTCGATTTCGATGACGCGCCGGTGCCTGCCAGCTTGCAGGAACTTGCCGACGCTAGCGCAGAGCCGGAAGAGCCCAAGGAAGAAACCAGTTTTCACACGTTGCTGCTGGAACTGGACACCATGGAAGAGGGGATCAAGACCGACTTCGACGATTTGCTGCGTGATGGGGCGGTGACTGAGGCTGACGAGGGTGTCGAGCAACCTGAGGTTGAGCCTGAAATCGAAGTTGAACTTCAGGTCGAACCAGGCGCCGAAAGAGAGGACGAGCCGGAGCAAAAGCAGGAAGACGACGTGCTCGGCGTCGCCGAGGCGCGCGAGAAGCTGTTGGCCGCTGTCGCCGCGCTCGAACAGCCTAAGCCCGAACTCAGCGATGAAGAGGCCGAAGCGCTGGCCATTGCCGAAGCGATCGAAGCCGAGCGTCGCGAGTTCGAAGACTGA
- a CDS encoding response regulator transcription factor: MSELLLIDDDQELCELLSSWLGQEGFVVRACHDGQSARRALTEISPAAVVLDVMLPDGSGLELLKQLRGDHPDLPVLMLSARGEPLDRILGLELGADDYLAKPCDPRELTARLRAVLRRSHPSAVSSQLELGDLCFSPLRGVVSINEQEFTLTASESRLLEALIKQPGEPLDKQELALIALGRKLTLYDRSLDMHVSNLRKKIGPHTDGRPRIVALRSRGYYYSL; encoded by the coding sequence ATGAGCGAGCTGTTATTAATTGATGATGACCAGGAACTCTGTGAGCTCCTGAGCAGTTGGCTAGGCCAGGAAGGCTTCGTGGTCCGCGCTTGCCATGATGGTCAAAGCGCACGCCGTGCCTTGACCGAAATATCGCCGGCGGCCGTGGTGTTGGACGTCATGCTGCCGGATGGCAGTGGCCTGGAACTGCTCAAGCAGTTGCGCGGTGATCACCCTGATTTGCCCGTGCTGATGCTATCGGCCCGCGGTGAACCGCTGGACCGTATCCTCGGCCTGGAATTGGGCGCTGATGATTACCTGGCCAAGCCTTGTGACCCGCGAGAACTGACAGCCCGACTGCGTGCCGTGTTGCGACGCAGTCATCCGTCGGCCGTGTCCAGCCAGCTGGAACTGGGCGATCTGTGCTTCAGTCCGTTGCGTGGTGTGGTCAGTATCAATGAGCAGGAATTCACGCTCACCGCCTCCGAAAGTCGCCTGCTTGAAGCGCTGATCAAGCAACCCGGTGAGCCGCTGGACAAGCAGGAACTGGCGCTGATCGCCTTGGGTCGCAAACTGACCCTGTACGACCGCAGCCTGGACATGCACGTCAGCAACCTGCGCAAAAAGATCGGACCACATACTGATGGGCGTCCGCGTATCGTCGCCCTGCGCAGTCGCGGTTACTACTACAGCCTGTAA